A genome region from Clupea harengus chromosome 7, Ch_v2.0.2, whole genome shotgun sequence includes the following:
- the kcnv2b gene encoding potassium voltage-gated channel subfamily V member 2 isoform X2, with amino-acid sequence MLHPRARRPSLYPNFKVGELGYSSIEPVCSPLPFVKDSWIKQWGSVNDIEEDIYDLYAGEDEDDEVFILPVSSTPVRNCMLNINVGGKSYQIAHGVVARYPKTRLGKLATYTDPIKKLDLCDDYIVKSNEYFFDRDPDVFNSISNFYRTGVLWIKDELCPRNFLEEINYWGIRIKNSHRCCRIMFEERHDELDEELKIQKELLAEMDAEENEEVFRGMIMGSTRRKVWNIMEKPFSSVPAKLIAVASGMFVLMSLVAMTLSSVEEMQYRSATGQLSGKTHCEYVESVCLAFFTMEYLLRLVSTPDLKWFAKSILNTVDLIAILPHYLQMVLECFDSEDLAKPGSDLKTMGQVDKLGQLLRIMRLMRIFRVLKLARHSTGLRAFGFTLRQCYQQVGCLLLFIAMGIFTFSAMVYSVEHDVPHTNFTSIPHAWWWAASDL; translated from the exons ATGTTACATCCAAGAGCCAGAAGACCAAGCCTGTATCCAAATTTCAAAGTTGGTGAACTAGGATATTCCTCCATAGAACCTGTATGCAGCCCACTTCCGTTCGTGAAGGACAGCTGGATCAAACAGTGGGGCTCTGTGAATGACATAGAAGAAGATATTTATGATCTATATGCTGGTGAGGATGAGGACGATGAGGTGTTCATACTACCAGTGTCTTCAACACCAGTCAGGAACTGCATGCTGAACATCAACGTTGGTGGCAAGTCCTATCAGATCGCGCATGGGGTTGTTGCCAGGTATCCGAAGACTAGACTTGGCAAGCTCGCCACCTACACAGACCCCATCAAGAAGCTGGACCTCTGTGATGATTACATTGTTAAAAGTAACGAGTATTTTTTCGACCGGGACCCAGACGTATTCAACAGCATCTCCAATTTCTACAGGACTGGAGTGCTCTGGATTAAAGATGAGCTGTGTCCTCGAAACTTTCTGGAGGAAATCAACTACTGGGGCATTCGTATCAAGAACTCCCATCGCTGCTGCCGCATCATGTTTGAGGAAAGACATGATGAGCTGGATGAGGAGTTGAAAATCCAGAAGGAGCTACTGGCTGAGATGGATGCTGAGGAAAATGAAGAGGTATTTCGGGGTATGATAATGGGGTCCACACGGCGAAAGGTCTGGAATATAATGGAGAAACCTTTCTCTTCAGTGCCTGCCAAACTCATTGCAGTGGCCTCAggtatgtttgtgttgatgtcacTGGTTGCAATGACACTGAGCTCTGTGGAGGAGATGCAGTACAGGAGTGCAACAGGCCAACTAAGTGGGAAAACTCATTGTGAATATGTTGAGAGTGTCTGCCTTGCCTTTTTCACTATGGAATATCTTCTGCGGCTAGTGTCAACACCAGACCTGAAATGGTTTGCAAAAAGTATACTTAACACGGTGGATTTGATCGCCATTTTACCACATTACCTGCAAATGGTTCTGGAATGCTTTGACAGCGAGGACTTGGCCAAACCTGGCAGTGACCTGAAGACAATGGGCCAAGTGGACAAGTTAGGTCAGCTTCTGCGTATTATGCGGCTAATGCGCATCTTCAGGGTTCTCAAACTTGCTCGTCACTCAACAGGGCTGCGAGCTTTTGGCTTCACTCTGAGGCAGTGCTACCAGCAGGTTGGGTGCCTTCTCCTCTTTATCGCCATGGGCATCTTTACCTTCTCTGCTATGGTCTACTCCGTTGAGCATGACGTCCCTCATACTAACTTCACTAGCATTCCACATGCATGGTGGTGGGCTGCA TCTGATCTCTAG
- the kcnv2b gene encoding potassium voltage-gated channel subfamily V member 2 isoform X1 gives MLHPRARRPSLYPNFKVGELGYSSIEPVCSPLPFVKDSWIKQWGSVNDIEEDIYDLYAGEDEDDEVFILPVSSTPVRNCMLNINVGGKSYQIAHGVVARYPKTRLGKLATYTDPIKKLDLCDDYIVKSNEYFFDRDPDVFNSISNFYRTGVLWIKDELCPRNFLEEINYWGIRIKNSHRCCRIMFEERHDELDEELKIQKELLAEMDAEENEEVFRGMIMGSTRRKVWNIMEKPFSSVPAKLIAVASGMFVLMSLVAMTLSSVEEMQYRSATGQLSGKTHCEYVESVCLAFFTMEYLLRLVSTPDLKWFAKSILNTVDLIAILPHYLQMVLECFDSEDLAKPGSDLKTMGQVDKLGQLLRIMRLMRIFRVLKLARHSTGLRAFGFTLRQCYQQVGCLLLFIAMGIFTFSAMVYSVEHDVPHTNFTSIPHAWWWAAVSISTVGYGDIYPETLFGRIFAFGCISLGIILNGMPISMLFNKFSDYYSKLKSHEYTTNVRNRGKLRFVKRARRGMTRICKNSISYNTN, from the exons ATGTTACATCCAAGAGCCAGAAGACCAAGCCTGTATCCAAATTTCAAAGTTGGTGAACTAGGATATTCCTCCATAGAACCTGTATGCAGCCCACTTCCGTTCGTGAAGGACAGCTGGATCAAACAGTGGGGCTCTGTGAATGACATAGAAGAAGATATTTATGATCTATATGCTGGTGAGGATGAGGACGATGAGGTGTTCATACTACCAGTGTCTTCAACACCAGTCAGGAACTGCATGCTGAACATCAACGTTGGTGGCAAGTCCTATCAGATCGCGCATGGGGTTGTTGCCAGGTATCCGAAGACTAGACTTGGCAAGCTCGCCACCTACACAGACCCCATCAAGAAGCTGGACCTCTGTGATGATTACATTGTTAAAAGTAACGAGTATTTTTTCGACCGGGACCCAGACGTATTCAACAGCATCTCCAATTTCTACAGGACTGGAGTGCTCTGGATTAAAGATGAGCTGTGTCCTCGAAACTTTCTGGAGGAAATCAACTACTGGGGCATTCGTATCAAGAACTCCCATCGCTGCTGCCGCATCATGTTTGAGGAAAGACATGATGAGCTGGATGAGGAGTTGAAAATCCAGAAGGAGCTACTGGCTGAGATGGATGCTGAGGAAAATGAAGAGGTATTTCGGGGTATGATAATGGGGTCCACACGGCGAAAGGTCTGGAATATAATGGAGAAACCTTTCTCTTCAGTGCCTGCCAAACTCATTGCAGTGGCCTCAggtatgtttgtgttgatgtcacTGGTTGCAATGACACTGAGCTCTGTGGAGGAGATGCAGTACAGGAGTGCAACAGGCCAACTAAGTGGGAAAACTCATTGTGAATATGTTGAGAGTGTCTGCCTTGCCTTTTTCACTATGGAATATCTTCTGCGGCTAGTGTCAACACCAGACCTGAAATGGTTTGCAAAAAGTATACTTAACACGGTGGATTTGATCGCCATTTTACCACATTACCTGCAAATGGTTCTGGAATGCTTTGACAGCGAGGACTTGGCCAAACCTGGCAGTGACCTGAAGACAATGGGCCAAGTGGACAAGTTAGGTCAGCTTCTGCGTATTATGCGGCTAATGCGCATCTTCAGGGTTCTCAAACTTGCTCGTCACTCAACAGGGCTGCGAGCTTTTGGCTTCACTCTGAGGCAGTGCTACCAGCAGGTTGGGTGCCTTCTCCTCTTTATCGCCATGGGCATCTTTACCTTCTCTGCTATGGTCTACTCCGTTGAGCATGACGTCCCTCATACTAACTTCACTAGCATTCCACATGCATGGTGGTGGGCTGCA GTTAGTATTTCAACAGTAGGGTATGGAGATATATACCCAGAGACTCTGTTTGGACGGATCTTTGCTTTTGGTTGCATTTCTTTAGGAATAATCTTGAATGGTATGCCGATATCTATGCTCTTCAACAAGTTCTCAGACTACTATTCAAAGCTCAAGTCCCACGAATACACCACAAATGTAAGGAACAGAGGGAAACTGAGGTTTGTCAAAAGGGCAAGACGAGGAATGACAAGAATCTGCAAGAACAGCATTTCCTATAACACCAACTAA